A single genomic interval of Methanotorris formicicus Mc-S-70 harbors:
- a CDS encoding ATP-binding protein: MKFFDREKEIAEILSILREDPNNIYFIYGPLNSGKTTLIKHIIENKLSDDYKVFYINFRTYLISEKREFIEAIFTTKKDDFFEKIKDKEEILDLITKSVRILTGIPIPEVEFDKLFEKEINDAFQYLNSLLLEVKKSGKWPVLIFDELQMIKDVVLNGQKYLLKELFQFLVSLTKEQHLCHVFCLSSDSLFIEYIYGKAELKGRVDYILVDDFDKETAIKFMDFLAKENNISLTNKDKELIYSHVGGKAKDVYDVIVKLKIGKDLRDVLEIKLGEELNHLEELLEMIEEGYEDMSYDDILEALKLFKDNYEVPKNKIKRKVRIFLIKENILFLNSQKRILKPQSYLVWNAIKRVVE; encoded by the coding sequence ATGAAATTTTTTGATAGAGAGAAAGAGATTGCTGAGATATTATCAATCTTAAGGGAAGATCCAAATAATATCTACTTTATCTATGGCCCTTTGAATAGTGGTAAAACTACTCTAATAAAACACATCATTGAAAATAAGCTAAGTGATGATTATAAGGTTTTTTATATTAATTTTAGAACTTATTTGATATCAGAAAAGAGGGAGTTTATTGAAGCCATCTTTACTACAAAAAAGGATGATTTCTTTGAAAAAATTAAGGATAAGGAGGAGATTTTGGATTTAATAACCAAGAGCGTTAGAATTTTAACCGGCATCCCTATACCAGAAGTAGAGTTCGATAAATTGTTTGAAAAAGAGATAAACGACGCCTTCCAGTATTTAAACAGTTTATTATTAGAGGTTAAAAAGAGTGGAAAATGGCCAGTTTTAATATTTGATGAATTACAAATGATTAAGGACGTTGTTTTAAACGGGCAGAAATATTTATTAAAAGAGTTGTTTCAATTCTTAGTTTCATTAACTAAAGAACAACATCTATGCCATGTTTTTTGTTTATCATCGGATAGTTTATTTATTGAATACATCTATGGAAAGGCTGAGTTAAAGGGAAGGGTTGATTATATTTTAGTGGATGATTTTGATAAAGAAACAGCAATAAAGTTTATGGATTTTTTGGCTAAAGAGAATAATATTAGCTTAACTAATAAAGATAAAGAGCTTATCTATAGCCATGTTGGTGGAAAGGCAAAGGATGTTTACGATGTTATTGTTAAATTAAAAATTGGTAAGGATTTGAGAGATGTTTTAGAGATAAAGCTTGGAGAGGAGTTGAATCATTTGGAAGAATTATTGGAGATGATTGAAGAAGGTTATGAGGACATGAGTTATGATGATATCTTAGAAGCTTTAAAATTATTTAAAGATAATTATGAAGTTCCAAAAAACAAGATAAAAAGAAAAGTTAGAATATTTTTAATCAAAGAGAATATTTTATTTTTAAATTCACAGAAGAGAATTTTAAAACCACAAAGTTATTTAGTATGGAACGCTATAAAAAGAGTGGTAGAATGA
- a CDS encoding ATP-binding protein, whose amino-acid sequence MKFYNREKELNYLKTYVQLEPNSILFVYGPKSSGKTTVMLKVIEELSKRDDLVFFYYDLREYATPTKEEFLKIFFEKSDKKYLLNKLEINLGIYKFGIEENFDFNNLSLNDVFTKINESINAVVKDGKKPILIIDELQKLKNIYFNGGIRQNPSDFVTRTYSSKSLLNELFNLFVHLTKVRHLCHVICLTSDTLFIEEIYRNSTLKNASKYYLIDWLRKGSIKNILKEEGFNEDEINYCLKYLSLPYEIVDLIENKKLGLSVEETIRQWINVEADGLKYLIDTSDLDEGEIYKVLSKFKDRIKIDYKKEIKKLEMKYLKFLIENEILFYDVINGIIKPTSIIEWFAIREIIKSR is encoded by the coding sequence ATGAAATTCTACAATAGAGAAAAAGAGTTAAATTACTTAAAAACTTATGTTCAATTAGAGCCAAATTCTATCTTATTTGTTTACGGCCCTAAATCTTCTGGAAAAACTACAGTAATGCTTAAAGTTATCGAAGAGTTATCTAAAAGGGATGATTTAGTATTTTTTTACTATGATTTAAGAGAATACGCCACTCCAACAAAGGAAGAGTTTTTAAAGATATTTTTTGAAAAGTCGGATAAAAAATATTTGTTGAATAAATTAGAAATTAATTTAGGAATCTACAAATTTGGAATAGAGGAGAATTTTGATTTTAATAATTTATCTTTAAATGATGTTTTTACTAAGATAAATGAGAGCATAAATGCTGTTGTTAAAGATGGGAAGAAGCCAATTTTAATAATAGATGAGTTGCAGAAATTAAAAAATATCTACTTTAATGGAGGTATCAGACAAAATCCTTCGGATTTTGTTACTCGAACCTACAGTTCGAAATCTCTGCTAAATGAGTTATTCAATCTCTTTGTTCATTTAACAAAAGTTAGGCATCTATGCCATGTTATTTGTCTAACATCAGATACCTTATTTATTGAAGAGATTTATAGAAATTCAACTTTAAAAAATGCTTCTAAGTATTATTTGATTGATTGGCTGAGAAAAGGAAGTATAAAAAATATCTTAAAAGAAGAGGGCTTTAATGAAGATGAGATTAATTATTGTTTAAAATATCTTTCTCTACCTTATGAAATAGTTGATTTGATAGAGAATAAAAAATTAGGTTTGAGTGTTGAAGAGACAATAAGGCAGTGGATAAACGTTGAAGCGGATGGGTTAAAGTATTTAATTGACACTTCCGATTTAGATGAAGGAGAGATTTATAAGGTATTATCTAAGTTTAAGGATAGGATAAAAATTGACTACAAAAAAGAGATTAAAAAGTTGGAAATGAAGTATTTAAAATTTTTAATTGAGAATGAGATTTTGTTTTATGATGTTATTAATGGAATTATTAAACCGACTTCAATAATTGAGTGGTTTGCTATTAGGGAGATAATTAAGAGTCGTTAA
- a CDS encoding ATP-binding protein, with amino-acid sequence MRFYNREKELNYLKTYVQLEPNSILFVYGPKSSGKSTVMRRVIKELEDSNIVFFYYNLREYATCSKEEFLEVFFEKDKNKVVRNNLILDLKVFKIGIEENYDFSKISLNDVFKMIKSSVNEVVKEGKRPVLIIDELQKLKNIYFNGSKSLLNELFNLFVSLTKMEHLCHVICLTSDTLFIEEIYRNSTLENTSEYYLIDWLRKGSIRSILKEEGFSEEEINYALNYLSLPYEISQLINNKKLGLSIEETIKQWINIERDKILYLISTQKEFEMKRLIEALKLFENDIKVDIKEIIKNNLMDEVKFLIKNEILFYDVVNGIIKPTSVKKWYAIREILES; translated from the coding sequence ATGAGATTCTATAATCGAGAGAAAGAACTCAACTATCTAAAAACTTATGTTCAATTAGAACCAAACTCTATATTGTTTGTTTATGGTCCAAAGTCATCTGGAAAATCAACAGTAATGAGGAGAGTTATTAAAGAGTTAGAGGATAGCAATATAGTGTTTTTCTATTATAATCTAAGAGAATACGCAACATGTAGTAAAGAAGAATTTTTAGAAGTATTTTTTGAAAAAGATAAAAATAAAGTTGTAAGAAATAATTTAATCTTAGATTTAAAGGTTTTTAAAATTGGAATTGAGGAAAATTACGATTTTTCAAAAATAAGTTTAAATGATGTTTTTAAAATGATAAAATCAAGTGTAAATGAAGTAGTTAAAGAAGGAAAAAGACCAGTTTTAATTATAGATGAACTTCAAAAATTAAAAAATATCTACTTTAATGGTTCGAAATCCCTATTAAATGAATTATTTAATCTCTTTGTATCTTTAACTAAAATGGAACATCTATGCCATGTTATCTGCTTAACGTCTGATACTTTGTTTATTGAAGAGATTTATAGAAACTCTACCTTAGAAAATACTTCAGAATATTACTTAATTGACTGGTTAAGAAAAGGAAGTATAAGGAGTATTTTAAAAGAAGAAGGTTTTAGTGAAGAAGAGATAAACTATGCTTTAAATTATTTATCTTTACCCTATGAAATCTCTCAATTGATAAATAACAAAAAATTGGGATTATCAATTGAGGAGACAATAAAACAGTGGATAAATATTGAGAGAGATAAAATCTTATATTTAATCTCAACTCAAAAAGAATTTGAAATGAAAAGGTTAATTGAAGCATTAAAATTATTTGAAAATGATATAAAAGTTGATATTAAAGAGATTATAAAAAATAACCTTATGGATGAGGTTAAATTTTTGATTAAAAATGAGATTTTATTTTATGATGTTGTTAATGGGATTATAAAGCCTACTTCTGTTAAGAAATGGTATGCTATTAGGGAGATTTTGGAGAGTTGA
- the sat gene encoding sulfate adenylyltransferase has translation MVSKPHGGRLVRKLSSKKTKERILDEKDEYPEVQIREGIAVDLENIAHGVYSPLEGFLREEEFQSVLDTMRLPNDLPWSIPIVLDINEEDLNFSVDDTILLFYKDMPIAEMHVDDIYKYNKKEFAQKVFKTTDINHPGVTKVMNMGEYLVGGEIYLLNELPNPFKKYTLRPIETRILFKERKFETIVAFQTRNVPHLGHEYLQKSALMFVDGLFVNPVLGKKKKGDYKDEVILKAYETLFKHYYPKDSAVLATVRYEMRYAGPREAIHHAIMRKNFGCTHFIVGRDHAGVGNYYGPYEAQEIFKNFPDLGITPMFFKEFFYCKKCKGIVNERICPHPIEDREYFSGTKIRNMIMNGEVPPEYFMRKEVYEIIMSFENPFVDG, from the coding sequence ATGGTTTCAAAGCCTCATGGAGGGCGATTGGTTAGAAAACTATCATCAAAAAAAACTAAAGAGAGAATTTTAGATGAAAAGGATGAATACCCAGAAGTTCAGATTAGAGAGGGGATAGCAGTAGATTTAGAAAACATAGCTCATGGAGTTTATTCTCCACTTGAGGGATTTCTAAGGGAGGAGGAATTCCAATCAGTTTTAGATACTATGAGGTTGCCAAATGATTTACCATGGAGTATTCCTATTGTTTTGGATATTAACGAGGAAGATCTCAACTTCAGTGTAGATGATACGATTTTGCTATTTTATAAAGATATGCCAATAGCAGAGATGCATGTTGATGACATCTATAAGTATAATAAAAAAGAATTTGCCCAGAAGGTTTTTAAAACAACTGATATAAATCATCCAGGAGTTACTAAGGTTATGAACATGGGAGAATATCTAGTTGGAGGAGAAATTTATCTATTAAATGAGCTACCAAATCCTTTTAAAAAATATACCCTTAGACCAATAGAAACAAGGATTTTGTTTAAAGAGAGAAAGTTTGAAACCATTGTTGCATTTCAGACAAGGAACGTTCCTCATTTAGGTCATGAGTATTTGCAAAAATCTGCATTGATGTTTGTTGATGGATTGTTTGTAAATCCAGTCCTTGGAAAGAAAAAGAAAGGAGATTACAAGGATGAAGTTATTTTAAAAGCTTATGAGACATTGTTTAAGCATTACTATCCAAAGGATTCTGCAGTTTTGGCAACTGTTAGATATGAAATGAGATATGCTGGGCCAAGGGAAGCGATACACCACGCAATAATGAGAAAGAATTTTGGATGCACACATTTTATTGTTGGAAGAGATCATGCTGGAGTTGGGAATTATTATGGGCCTTATGAAGCACAAGAAATATTCAAAAACTTCCCTGACTTAGGAATAACTCCAATGTTCTTTAAGGAATTTTTCTATTGCAAGAAATGTAAGGGTATAGTAAATGAAAGAATCTGTCCTCACCCAATAGAAGATAGAGAGTATTTCAGCGGAACAAAAATCAGAAATATGATAATGAATGGTGAAGTTCCTCCTGAATACTTTATGAGAAAAGAGGTTTATGAGATAATAATGAGTTTTGAAAACCCATTTGTGGATGGTTAA
- a CDS encoding DHH family phosphoesterase, whose translation MLIIHHWDADGITSAALTVKALNLEDFVNITPPIGEFRFDDRIKKYIEKAEKIYVLDLNLPQEVEDIEKETIFIDHHIQKKIKNPYVKQINPVLDGKDFPSASFVVSEYFSNWDYLSALGAVGDIGERAFNIPKVLELLNLEGIGKEDALKLVQLIDSNYIIMDRESVEKAVKVVLELEPKEILEYEEWNKNLEKINDAIENAISNIKVKEGFAFIEFESKFNIISKVARKVVWEMSYDGAIVVNKDFHGKAQIYFRISPNLVDKIKMNDIINTLKTKGFNAGGKKDVLGCILEKDDVDEVLKIINEYLR comes from the coding sequence ATGTTAATAATTCACCATTGGGATGCTGATGGGATAACTTCAGCAGCTTTGACAGTTAAAGCATTAAATTTAGAGGATTTTGTAAATATAACTCCTCCAATTGGGGAGTTTAGATTTGATGACAGAATTAAAAAATACATTGAAAAAGCAGAAAAAATTTATGTTTTAGATTTAAATCTACCACAAGAAGTAGAGGATATAGAAAAAGAGACAATATTCATCGACCACCATATACAAAAAAAGATTAAAAATCCATATGTCAAGCAGATAAATCCAGTTTTGGATGGAAAAGATTTTCCTTCAGCATCTTTTGTGGTTTCAGAATATTTCTCTAATTGGGACTATTTATCTGCACTTGGAGCGGTGGGGGATATTGGGGAGAGGGCATTTAACATACCAAAGGTTTTGGAACTTCTGAATTTGGAGGGGATCGGTAAAGAAGATGCATTAAAATTGGTTCAATTGATTGATTCTAACTATATTATAATGGATAGAGAAAGCGTAGAAAAAGCAGTAAAAGTTGTTTTAGAATTAGAACCAAAAGAAATTTTAGAGTATGAAGAATGGAATAAAAATCTTGAAAAAATCAATGATGCAATAGAGAATGCAATTTCAAATATTAAAGTTAAAGAAGGATTTGCATTCATTGAATTTGAGAGTAAATTTAATATTATCTCAAAAGTTGCAAGGAAAGTTGTTTGGGAAATGAGTTATGATGGAGCAATAGTTGTAAATAAAGATTTCCATGGAAAAGCACAGATATACTTTAGAATTTCACCTAATTTGGTGGATAAAATAAAAATGAATGATATTATTAATACTTTAAAAACTAAGGGTTTTAATGCAGGTGGTAAAAAAGACGTTTTAGGGTGCATTTTAGAAAAAGATGATGTTGATGAGGTTTTAAAAATTATCAATGAATATTTAAGGTGA